A stretch of DNA from Ctenopharyngodon idella isolate HZGC_01 chromosome 6, HZGC01, whole genome shotgun sequence:
AGTCACaaagaccctgtttacacctggtattaagatgcattttggtaaatcagatcacaagtggacgacgctaagtACAGGTGTTAACAGgggtttaaaacattttgagcttgtccacttttgaccacttccagaggtagtgtaaacgctcatgtggttgaatgtgttcgaacagccacaaaagactgcCTACTGACATAAcacgtaaacattatgggaagtgcgctagccagatggggtttaaactttgttggctgaagacccaagtttggtttgaagacaaaaaacataccaagcacaatgttctctcaccattcctgatttctaacacgcactcgCAGCGTTCTGCGTGGTCttgcggctatcagagcagaaactaaAGCAGCTGCTCTCGTATGTTTTTCCGTTTTCTCTGGTCATGTTCATGTGTAAATTTCGTGGGCTTATTTCATTTATTAGATCCCATAGACCCTCCCTTTGAAGAAATCAGGTCAAAAGTGGTtgaagtggacaaaagagacacgAGGTTTAAACGGGAATATGTttccctcatctacttgtgatccgatcgaccaaaacgcatcttaaaaccaggtgtaaacagggccaaagTCCTCAGTATTACTTAAAAATCACAGGCAGGTGTGTATGATTTGAcatggagctaaactctgcatgacagtggccctccaggaccagaaATCGCAGGCTTACATTCACAAATCCAACCCATATTGGACTATAAGCTATTTGAGACaagaatagattttttttttcccctgtattttcttcataatgcaccccttttcttttttatttctgaaaGGACATCTAGGTCTTGTAAATAACCAAAGGGCCGTCTTCTGATTGTCTTGCTTATGGGTTTGCAACCCTTGTAATTCACCAAAGTTATTAATTTCTGAACTTGTTCTTGTTTCTTTAAATCTAGGTGTGGCAATGTAAACTGGGCCAGAAGATCAGAGTGCAACATGTGTAACACTCCTAAATATGCCAAACTGGAGGAAAGGACAGGTATGCTTTGTCTGTTCAAAATAGAATgctagtgtttttttgtttttgtttgttttttgtttttttgcatattgATGGCAACATTTTGCCATAATTTTGGTTTATGCCATATGCTTGATGCATGTCTAACAGGATACGGTGGAGGATTCAACGAGAGAGAGAATTTAGTCTACAATGAGCGAGAGGAATCTGATGGCGAGTACGATGAGGTCAGTggagatttttatttttcattctaaCAGTTCTTGTTATTAATAAAGAATAGATTTGTCATTTGTATAGCACAATGCACAATATATGTCATTTactaaatgataaataaacttgaattttaatcattttgttgGCCTTCTGGACAGTTTGGGCGTATAAAAAAGAAGTATCGTGGGAAAAGTAAGAAGGACATTGAAAAGAAAGAGGAaccaaaaaaagaagagaaaaatgATGGCGAAGACGATGAGGATGACGACGAAGATGGAGATCTTTCAAAATACAAACTtgatgtaagattttttttctgtacatcTGTGTTAGTGGTCCTAtaatttgttgattttttttttttttttttttttttttactaattttattaGATATTGATCACACTGTCAATTTAATTACTTGTAAAATGACTGCAGTCATAAAGATagtatttggggaaaaaaattgtaaaggGGTGCAGTGTGAACAAATCCTTGGAGCTTTAGCAGATTTATGAACCCACTGTCATAGTTTTTGATGTGCTTCTGATTTTTATCCTATTAggatgacgatgatgatgatgatgatgaagaagaagatgaagatgatGCAGATTTGTCCAAGTACGATTTGGATGCTAGTGATGAGAAGAAAGGGAGTCCCTCGGTCTCCTCACGCTCATCTTCTCGCTCTTCCAGTTCAAGTTCCCGGTCTAGGTCCAGGTAAAAGGGTACAGGTCAAGGGTAACTCCAGGCAAATGTCAGTATCAGCTCAAATCTTTATTCAAATCGTATCGTGTTaatctgttttaatgtttaatttctttttctttccctttttgttttcttttagtatttttaaagatatattttgtctttttcaacTGCATTTTTGATTCTGACATGATAGCATAAAACTTGTTCTTTGACGAAAGCAATCATGTAAATTTAGTGCTCTGCAATTTATAAGTAATTCATGCCATTAACACTACTTGAAAAGGGTTTAAAGCCTTAGAAATTGTTTTGGCAATATTAAATGAAACAAGATGTCTTTATGCACAAAAAGACCTTTTATGCAACACTCAATGATGATTAAGTaattatttttctgaaaaatgtcaaAGCTGATCTTTCTTTTTAACACTTGTCATTTGATAAAGATTCTGTTCTTGGGTTTTTATCTGTTCTAGGGTCTTTAACTTTCTCAGAAAAATTGGAAATTAgtggtgtgttttttttgttgatgcCGGTGTTTTGCAGATCCCGGTCCAGGAGCTCATCCAGTTCCCGATCGCGATCTCGCTCTCGCTCCAGGTCCAAATCCAGGTGAATGAGGTCACATGCACTCTCcaggagagagagtgtgtgtgaacaGCCAGTGGCTGTAGTGAACTTTTTGTCCTTCTGAGTCCAAACAGAATTCAACTTTTGATCAcctttcaaaaaataataataataataagatgaGAGTGCTGTCAGATGGAGCTTTATTTCTTTAGGAATGTTtgaacaggattttttttacttttttgctcTCTGCATAGGTGTCAAGATCTTTCTTGTGCTTTTTTAAGATGTGCTTGTTTGGAGCTGTTGATTATTCAGTGTCACAGGTCTCAATTTATCTGATAACACTGTGACATCTGACAGGCAATTAGAGCTTCAAGTTGTTCTGAAACTCTTGACGGGTTCAGCTTTGTTCTTTTGAAAAGTTCAGCTGGTCAGACCTGCAGCTTTGGTCTTTAAGAAGTTGTAGTATTTACTGTAGTTTTTAGAGGGCTGTGGATGGATGTTTTCCTACCATTACAGTCCCTTTGGTAGTGTTATTATAGTAATATGTGTAGCGATATTTGTTGACTTCATGTGAATGCTTATTTATCCCCTTTGAAAGATCCAGCTCCAGATCAGGAAAGGGCTCTGCTTCCTCAAAGAAGAGGTCTCGCTCGCCTTCATCATCGCCTGAGGGAGGCCAGAAGAGGAGTCGTTCCAGGTCCTCCTCTGCGGGCCGCAAAAAAAGACGCGCACGATCGCACTCGTCTGAAAGGTTTGGTGTAACACATGGTGTCCTGGATACCAGGCGTCCTTCTGCATTATACACAGGGCTCAGTGCTAATACAGTGCATAATTGAAACAATGTGACACAAATGTGCTTTTCTCTGTACAAAACTTTATTCTTTGTTTTGATATCAAGAACCAAATCTCTTAATCAGTCATTGTCTTTCTCcttgtctctttctttctatctctctTTAGGCGCAGAGGCTCATCCGGATCATCCCACTCTGGCTCAAGCTcaaaacagaaatgattaacaaaagaaacaaatctTTCTAAAactgcatgttgtttttttccaacTCCAGTTTTTTTGTGCTATTGCAACAACCCAACTGTTTGAATTCACATTGATTTCCATGAAAAAAAACTTGCGCACATGTTCACTTAACTACTTctcaaaagttttattttcttcttcttctttttttaacatctaGCCAAATCTTTCAACAGTATAACTCAAGGTGTAAAGTCTATAGTGTAAGTGGGTTTACAGAGAAACAACTTTAAGTCTGTGACTGTATAAATGGCACATATCTCCTAGACATCAATTTATGTGAATTATATTGCAGAAATAGTTTTATCCATCCATTGTCAGACATTACTGCAGtccaaaaaaagtttaataacaAAGCATTTgttgatttaaaagaaaaaaaaaatactcatcAGATGCTGGTTTTATAGTTCTTTTGTGATGTGAAACACAAGAAATGTTGATGgcttaaacattatttaaccaCATCAGTAATGCCAGCATCTGAAAGTTAAAAAGAGATTTTCCTCTGAGGCGTAACATTGCCTTATCTAATTGTGTGCGTTAAAGGTAAGTATGGTTTTTTTTATACTTGtagagttttgttttcttctggTAAGACCGATGAAATGTGGAAGAAAAAAAttgtcctttttgtcttttttttttatttttttatccatcACTTGTGGAATTAAGAAACGTTTTAAGTGGACAAACTCAAATTACTGATCACGTAAATtcctgattgtttttttttttgttttttttctgtggtaaAATCAAATTTGGAACATGTAATCTGAAATATTCAGCCCCTTCTGACgtatgaaatatgaaaatgtttacTGTTCATTAACATGACTTGACAGTGTAATCAACATGAATAAACACTTGTTAATCTGAACCTTTTGTTGGCACTGTTTTTGTCTTTCCATGTTTATTGTATTGGCAGATGTTGTGATGAGAAATTTTCTCTTCCTAATAGGCCCATTTCTGCCTCACTTTActgccttttatttatttagtgagACATTTTTAACTGGTCTACTGCAATCAACCTATAAAGGGTGATGTTTAAAATATACTACGCTGCTACTTGTGAATTTTAGTGGTGTTTTGTGAAATTACATATTCAAGATTTTTAATTTACGTCCTTGGCTTGTCTATTTTATAGAATATTTGTATTATGAGTCCGTATGAATTTTTGTTAACGAGCAAAAATACACCTTCACTGCGCTGACTGATAAGGATTTGCTGAGAATCGTTTCTCGTGCGCTAGGTGGCACTTGTTGCGTTCAAAACCGTCTGTGAGCTGGTGGTTCAAGGGGATCATCATCatctaataaaacatttaatggtGAATATTTCTCTTGTTTAGAGATTTGTCTATCATCAAagttatttgtattttgttattaaaagtTAAGCGATCGTTAAACCTACAATCTTGAGAAATTTCGAAAAGTTCACCTTCTACAACGATTGTCTTACATTTGGTCAGACGAGCCTTTTAAAAATTCCTTCGGTCAAACAGAAAGAATGAATGTGTTCCCTCAGCCTAGGTTGAAGGCAAAATTtcctgttctttttttattgcttaTTTTTTGAGATACCCAAACtgaacagcagaaaaaaaaatcttaccaaacgCGCATCCGGAACTGAGCAACACGTGTAgcctatctatatatatatatattaaaaatatatatttttgattttataaatattcaataaaaatatattgcactatttttttattgtctttcTCGGCATGTTTTACATTTCCATAAGGGTCCCGCCTCTGTGTTTATAGCGCGCGCTCGGACAGCAGAGCGCACAAAGTGAGAAAGAAGTGAGGTAGACTTCACTGAGGACTCAACCTGTTTTAAAGGGCTACTGTGGCCATGAACACGCTCCCTGAAAAAGGATGACATCCAAATGTCAGTCTGCAGATGTCTTGCCACAAAACCTGACTGCTGGAACCATGATGTGGGAGAAGAACGTCTCCAAATCTTCGCAGGACAGCACGGGCAACAACGCCAGCTGTGGCTCTGTGTCCGTCTTTTTCCCCATCACTATGATGATCACTGGAATGGTCGGAAACTCTCTTGCGATGTTGCTAGTTTCTAGTGCatatagaaaaaaagaaaacaaaaggaaGAAATCCTTTTTGCTTTGCATCGGCTCGTTGGCGTTAACTGATCTTTTCGGCCAACTGCTTACAAGTCCGATTGTCATTTCGGTGTACAGAGCAGATCTGAAATGGAAACGCGTGGACCCATCGGGAACTCTCTGCGCCTTCTTCGGGGTGTGCATGACCATTTTTGGCTTGTGCCCTCTCTTTTTAGCCAGTGCCATGGCCATTGAGAGGGCATTGGCCATCACTGCTCCTCACTGGTACTCACATTACATGAAAACCAGCGTGACCAAGCAGGTCCTGGTCATCATTTGGTGTCTTGTTTTGATTTTTGCCTTATTGCCCATTGTTGGGGTTGGGAAGTACACTTTGCAGTGGCCAGGCACTTGGTGCTTCATAAGTACAGGTGACAAGGACGTGACGGGAAATACGTTTTTTGCCACGACCTTTGCGGCATTGGGGATATTTTCTTTACTGGTTACtttgttttgtaatgttatgaccATTCGTGCCTTGGTTACACGTTGCAAAACGAAGCCAAGCTCGACCCAGTCATCCAAGCAATGGGAAAGGTTAACAACAGAGACTGTTATTCAGTTGATGGGCATTATGTGTGTGCTGTTGACATGCTGGTCACCTCTACTGGTATGTATCATATCAGCTTTTGCCAGACACGCTTTCTGTAGATATCAGATGGAAGCATGCACAGTGTGTCATTCCTGCTCATACCTAATTGTGGCCAGCTACAGAAAGCCTCTATTTATATTGGACAAAACAGAATATATGAATTTCTATGTTAGGGTGAGCTCAGGCCAGCTGTTTTACTAGTACCGTACATGTTGGAGGGCTACTTGTTGCCAGTATGTTTTtgagcattcatttgaaattagttactttttaccCTGTGATTCCTGTGACTTTAGGATCTATCCAAAAAGACTCTTGTCAAAGAGTTGCTGTTATGATTTGACATTCTGCAAAAATGTCGGTTTTTCCCAGTTACGTAATTTCATAAGCCCACACAGAATATGCAAATTCATATTTTGTAGAATGGAGTGAAGCTTTATGTTACGGCCGATAATGATAAATTGCAGATATTTAAATTCTATACAATTTTCCCTAAATAAATAACACcccaaaaactaaaattaaccattttaaatgctacaagttaGTTTAGGCATCACAAtgatattatatacagtattttgacatctttacatttaacagtattgaattataagtgtttttaaatattaacttaagTGAGCGCTGTATGACGTCAAaggtaatataaatgtaaaattagggGAAATAGATTACTGCACAATTATTTTAGTCAATACagcaatatattaaaaattctattattattttaaaaataacaaatattcataaaacaagAGTACTGAACTTTTATTgttaactgaaaacattataaaattagacaaaatattaaacaaacctGCAGGGGTGTAAAACTTTGCGAATGAGATGCATTCAGAATTACGGAAATCTGCTGAGCAGTCTTTGGAAGTCTATAAGCACAAGCATAAGAATTTTTCTTAAAAGactagttcacttcagaattaaaatgtcctgataatttactcacccccatgtcatacaagatgtttatgtctttctttcttcagtcgaaaagaaattaaggtttttgaggaaaacattccaccTACGTCaagtgtgacctttccaacgtgattgcgtaatgcgtggtgcatcgcagagctagttcaagaggagcatttgtggttaaaaagtatataaattatttttttaatagataatgacgattgtttcgctagataagatccttattcctagggtcgtgtagagccctttgaagctgcattgaaactgcaatttggaccttcaacccgttggtagctgttgaagtccactatatggagaaaaaatcctggaatgttttcctctaaaaccgactgaagaaagaaagacataaacatcttggatgacatgggggtgagtaaattggaaatttgaattctgaaatgaactaatcctttaattctgaatgaaaaaaaatatgtagaGTAAGTTAAGtctttttttatcattcatatAATATGCCGATTTTGGTGTGTCTCCTTCCATTCTGCAGGTCCTTATGTTGAAGATGATCTCGACCCACACATCCTCCCATCAATGCAATTCTGCTGCTGTATCTCTCTCACCCCAGGACTTACAGATggactgtaatttctttctcaCAGCCATACGTCTGGCCTCGCTCAACCAGATTCTAGACCCGTGGGTTTACCTGCTCCTGAGAGAGATTCTCCTGAGGAAGTTCTGCCAGGTGGCCAGCGCAGTATCCAGGTGCTCACTGGACGCGCAGAAGGAAACTCAGTGTCGTCTTGATGTCCTAAATAAAAAGGCCGTTCAGAATGATAATGTTCACAAAAAGTCCCTAAACGTGGAGAACAGTAACTTGAATGGTGGCCAAGCGGAACAGTGACTTGACAGTGGTACAAAAACTGAATAGGCATAAAATGACAAAGGGTATAATCACCCACGATCAGAAAAATAATGAGATTCAAACTTTCTATGGATTGTTGCATTGATGTAGGGTGATGTCAGCATTCTGCCACGCAAACGCATCACTTTTGTGTCACTGTCACAGTCAACACATTCAAAGGGATTTTGTTTAGAGTTACTCAGCAGCATTTGAAGTGAAACAAAATGGCAAGACCTttaagagttagttcacccaaaaatgaaaattctgtcattaattactcaccctcatgtcgttccacacccgtaagaccttcgttcatcttcagaacacaaattaagatatttttgatgaaatcagagaggtatctgactcctccatagacagcaaccaCCGCTTTCAAGgtccaggggcctcatttataaagcgtgcgtatgcacagatttgatcttagagtgtgcgtacgcttaaatccacgccaacgctcatatttataaaaacggtctttgacgtggaaaagtgcttaaagccacgtcagggtctgagcagaggTACACACTTTTcattgtcagattactgcaggtttttggaaatctaagctattcttgcagctcgctaaggatttggacgatgactgttgatcttttatatgtaaattacattataatttatagatttcacatctgaaagagaggcgtacgctcgttttctgtgtgtacatttattctatgaatcacacgtaagcacatctgagaaatgatcgtaagatcaaatttaggacggtttctgtgcaacattttataaatgaggccccagaaaggtactaaagacattgttaaaatagtccatatgactgcagtggtttaaccttaattttataaagtgacaagaatactttttgtgtgcaaaaacaaaacaaaaataacgactttattcaacaatatcttctctttttcattctcctacgctgtttacgtccagcgcgtccaggttctacatcagaacacaggctcagtattggctgacgctgttcatgtgaacagcacaacgcatgcgtgtgatgcttaCGTAGGAGCCGGacaatgagtcggcgttctgacgtacaACTTGGAAGCGCTGAACTTGGACTATATTTACTGGTCTTACGGGTGtcggacgacatgagggtgagaaattaatgacagaatttcatttttggatgaagtatccctttaaaatgacaTATGCAGGGTTCCCACTGACATGGAATAACTTGAAAATATCATGCAAGATAAGAAAAACTAGGTAAGAAGGTAAGAAATTATTTAGTGGTACATATACATTTATGTCCAGCTCCAAATTAttccaaaaatattttgattaaaaatgtaatggtaACAAATTGTTCAAAAGATGTGGGAATCTTGCATATACAACAGCAATATTAGCAAATTAGATGATTAAACGACACAGAAAATCATAAACTGAAGTTTGCCAGCTCCCATGGAGACTGGTTATTTTAAACTACATTCAGTATTGGTACTATACAGAAAAATCCTTTTATTCACATACcaactgcaagaaaaaaaattgaaggACTATTTCTTGACATAATTTATGATCTGTTATGTAACATTTCAGAGCTGTTTAATTTGCAGTAAAGCACTGAATGGTCTCAAATACCTCCCACTTTGAATATTTTCACTCATTTTAAAGCCTCTCATAAAAACTCTAAACTTTTATTTCGTTTTATTGTGTGCATTTCTCAATGCCAAGCCTGCAGAGCTCTTTTTGATGCTGATAGCTATAACCGTGATTATGTTTAATTGAATTCCATGCTGGAGTTTTTCAGCTGGATTCCTGAGTGAAGTTAATGCAAAAGTGAATGGCTCTAATTCAATAGTATGTTGAGATGCTTCTGGCCTTGGAACAGCTCCTTTcagaatgttaattttagtaGCCAGTTCTCATTTTTTGATGCACAAGTGCCTCAAAGTGCTGCATCTTTTATGCGCAATATTCTTGATAACATCAGTTGTGATAATAAACCAAAAAGCCTTTAAAATTCATATGGAAAGCAATTTCAGCATATTTTGTTGAGTCATTCATGGAAATTGTTGTTGTAAAGAGGCCATTAAAGCTTTGTTCTTTCCTTATTCTGCATCCTTTTAGTGGTACATTATGTAACATTTGAGGTAGGTTGACTTTGTGAGAAACATTTAATGAGCTGGCGCAGCTGTTTTATATTACTATTGGCTGCTAAGATAACATGcagtcatttttgtgtgttgaattttaatttaacataCATAAATTATTGATAAGGATGATTAAAGCTGTTCTTCTAATTGGGCCCTTCAGTTGCACATATGTAGTCATGAATCTTACTGAGTGTGACTGAACATCATCTTAGCATATTATGTTTGCACTGTGCAGTTGGTTATTGTTTTAGAGAGGACATCAGTTCATCAGTTATGCTAAACAGCAGGTTATATTCCTGGCACTCTGCAAATACATTTGTGATGTTTTATACAATATTAGAAGTATAAGAATTAATATTTACGACTAGTAAGTTGTTAAAAGAATATAttgtcaaaacaaaaaaaaactctgtCCTTACAAAATATGTGTGCCTTTGTGCCTCAAATTCTTTGAAACCAGCTTAAATCCCCAGGACACTAAAAATTTTTGCTGTAATGATTTTACGCCTTTCcgattaaaagaaaataagcgAGGGAGGTGCCAAAGCACTATCTGGGAAAAAGGGAGAGGCAATAATGTATTTTCTTAGAGGTCAGAGCTCTATGAAATCAGTCAATGTGAAGAGGTGGCGTGACCAGTAAATACATTTGGAAGATTGCAAGAAATTGCTAGTATTCTCTATCCAATAAAAAGAGCTTTTGGCAAATCCAAATAACAACCTCAGAGAACATCAGAGAAAACACTGATTTCTGATTGCTCTGGAAATTTTATGGTATTTGCAAGATTCAATAGTTGTCAGTGGGAGCCGGAATACTTTTGTAAATGGATTTAACATTTGACATATGCTCTGAGGCAGTGATTACAGAGTAAAATTAATGAATCTGACATGGGACTTAATTAATAGTGAAATGAACGTGGCTCAGGATGCACTGTCAGACGCCTAGTCGTGATTAACTTGCCGTTGTGCACTTGAGTAGCTGCTGAATAGGGCAATGGAAAATAGTATGAttgtataatatttcacagctTAATTAGCTGGTGCATCATGAGTACAAAGCAGGTCTGTGATCAGCTCAAATGTGCATTGAGGTGATAAACAAGGTCTGACTTGTGACCATTCAAGTGCTTTCTGCATGTGAATGTAACTGTTTCCTTAGATTCTTGTCAAATCTAACATCAAAGCTGTTCAGAACATTGTATTTATGTTGCCAAATGCATAATATCGGAGTTTCTTTCCTATAGAAAGGTTTATTCATTTTATCACCCTATACAAACCCATTTCTTTCTGAAGAGCTTTTAAGGTTCaataaagcaccataaaagtaaaaaaaaaaaaaaaacatctgttcaTCACAGAAAGCTAATGTATGTCTTCAGaagaaatatataattaatgcaAAAATTGTATGGACTACTTTCATGATGCTTTCGAGTCCCTCTTCTTTGTTATTGATCCTTCTTTGTAGAGATGAGAAAAAATGCATCCGTTAATGTACCACATGAGAAAGTCATGTGAGTTTggaattgttattttattatctaaTCTAATGCAAAGACATTTACAGATTTTAAAGTGTGATTGAGTGTCAATAGTTCTTGGGGCCAGAACACAAGATGAACCATTGATTTATCTGTATTTATAATTCATTGTAAATGTGCAGGCAATAAGAGCTGCCAGGTTTGTTTGCATGTGAAGCCACCAGCAAATCATTTTGAATCATAACCCACCTGTGAATGTCCTAATGCCAGATGCCAAATCACGAATGCCACGAAGTGTGGCGAGTCTGCATTAAAAACAACAGGGTTTCATGAATGTATTACgagttttacatttatttatgttgtAAGACAATGACAGCTCTGGCTGTGAATGGAGTCCCAGAGCTGTACACGCTAAGCTTGTATCAACAGATGGTCGTGGTGctgcttgtgtgtttttgataagaaatgtttgcaTATGCTTACAACTGTTTGACATGTCTGCTAACTGCTCTGATGTGCTTGCCTTGTAATGGTGCCTCTAAAGCGTATCATTATTTGATTCTGTGCTGCCTGTGTTTCCATTCACCGGGATGGACTGTGTTTCATGCCATTATCATAATTTAATCGGGAAGGGGGTTGGGGTATACCAAAGTGCTTCTGTAATAGTAAGCACCCCCACCCACATTTTGCACAATAGCCAGAAGTGGTTTGAAATGGTTGAAATATTTTCCATCAATTGTGCTGCTGAGGAACTATTTGAAATGACTGTTTTGATCGAGAACTTGTTCAAACCATTGTATTCATAATACATCTAGTATATAACCAGTCGCTGATTCATTGTTGTTATTTGACTAAAAGGGAAATGGCTTtgacattttataatttatctatatattaACATTGAAAAACGCTGTCCCTATTGATATAtggaaaaattacaaaataaaataaaaaataaagaacacaACATGAGTGGCATAACTCATCAGAATTGATATTTGTGTCTTATCTGGGGCTGTTCACAGAGAACgtgtttttgcattaaaaagcaAAATGCCGCACAATAGTATACAACTGTGTACATAGTGCTGATGAATGGGAAAGAAGGCAGGGTTTCAAGATGTGTTTGTAAAAGTTTTCAAAATGCCGCTCTCACGCATAAGACACTGAACAAGTGGTCTAAGAACCGGCCCTTATTCTCCTTGATTTGTTGCATTCATGACAGTTAATTTAAAAGGACCAAAactgaacattctgtcatcatgtactcaccctcatgtctttcttgACATTCATTGACATTCAGTTCTTTTGTTTCATGCAAGAAAGGAAGTCATATGGGTTTCAAAAGGCATGagaaatttcctttttttttttaggtggatattgctttaaaatgacATTGCAAACTCTTTTATAAAGGTTTATGTGAaagttatgtttatatttaaatctcttGCTTGAAGTCTTTCTTGAAACTGGATTTGA
This window harbors:
- the zranb2 gene encoding zinc finger Ran-binding domain-containing protein 2 isoform X1, coding for MSGKSFRVSDGDWICPDKKCGNVNFARRTSCNRCGREKTTEAKMMKAGGTEIGKTLAEKSRGLFSANDWQCKTCGNVNWARRSECNMCNTPKYAKLEERTGYGGGFNERENLVYNEREESDGEYDEFGRIKKKYRGKSKKDIEKKEEPKKEEKNDGEDDEDDDEDGDLSKYKLDDDDDDDDDEEEDEDDADLSKYDLDASDEKKGSPSVSSRSSSRSSSSSSRSRSRSRSRSSSSSRSRSRSRSRSKSRSSSRSGKGSASSKKRSRSPSSSPEGGQKRSRSRSSSAGRKKRRARSHSSERFGVTHGVLDTRRPSALYTGLSANTVHN
- the zranb2 gene encoding zinc finger Ran-binding domain-containing protein 2 isoform X2 → MSGKSFRVSDGDWICPDKKCGNVNFARRTSCNRCGREKTTEAKMMKAGGTEIGKTLAEKSRGLFSANDWQCKTCGNVNWARRSECNMCNTPKYAKLEERTGYGGGFNERENLVYNEREESDGEYDEFGRIKKKYRGKSKKDIEKKEEPKKEEKNDGEDDEDDDEDGDLSKYKLDDDDDDDDDEEEDEDDADLSKYDLDASDEKKGSPSVSSRSSSRSSSSSSRSRSRSRSRSSSSSRSRSRSRSRSKSRSSSRSGKGSASSKKRSRSPSSSPEGGQKRSRSRSSSAGRKKRRARSHSSERRRGSSGSSHSGSSSKQK
- the ptger3 gene encoding prostaglandin E2 receptor EP3 subtype, with translation MTSKCQSADVLPQNLTAGTMMWEKNVSKSSQDSTGNNASCGSVSVFFPITMMITGMVGNSLAMLLVSSAYRKKENKRKKSFLLCIGSLALTDLFGQLLTSPIVISVYRADLKWKRVDPSGTLCAFFGVCMTIFGLCPLFLASAMAIERALAITAPHWYSHYMKTSVTKQVLVIIWCLVLIFALLPIVGVGKYTLQWPGTWCFISTGDKDVTGNTFFATTFAALGIFSLLVTLFCNVMTIRALVTRCKTKPSSTQSSKQWERLTTETVIQLMGIMCVLLTCWSPLLVLMLKMISTHTSSHQCNSAAVSLSPQDLQMDCNFFLTAIRLASLNQILDPWVYLLLREILLRKFCQVASAVSRCSLDAQKETQCRLDVLNKKAVQNDNVHKKSLNVENSNLNGGQAEQ